The following proteins are encoded in a genomic region of Verrucomicrobiota bacterium:
- a CDS encoding LysR family transcriptional regulator, giving the protein METPDLRQLKAFVAAARTQSFTKAAEHLFLTQSAVSHSLRSLEDQLDAKLLRREGRGVSLTPEGEYFLPRAEQILRDLAVASREVGRMREWELPRAQIGTSMSLCQHVLPSVLREFRESFPKCEIQISARDTPALIGLLERSEIDLAIGIDMEVPDHLEKRVLFTDELGFLMSPQHPWVEKAEIDASDLTSQMIVTYGGRSVTQRLFESYLTRLGLGLEKVLEISNMDAIKQMAIIDYGVGVVPQWIAQAELRSGLLAFRPISQSSPLQRTWVAYLHKERPLSLAHEILVGIFESVGQALALPDPEWVVSNPCHVPSAVPTKKKRARKTRRASRTTEGSKSS; this is encoded by the coding sequence ATGGAGACACCCGATCTACGACAACTGAAAGCCTTCGTGGCTGCTGCCCGGACCCAAAGTTTCACCAAAGCCGCCGAGCACCTCTTTCTCACCCAGAGCGCGGTCAGTCATTCGCTCCGTTCGCTGGAGGATCAACTGGATGCGAAACTCCTGCGTCGCGAGGGCCGCGGCGTCTCGCTCACGCCTGAGGGGGAATACTTTTTACCGAGAGCCGAGCAAATTCTGAGAGACTTGGCTGTGGCTTCCCGGGAGGTGGGTCGCATGCGGGAATGGGAGCTGCCGCGGGCGCAGATTGGCACCTCCATGTCTCTTTGCCAGCACGTTTTACCGAGCGTGCTCCGCGAGTTTCGTGAAAGCTTTCCCAAATGCGAAATTCAGATCTCGGCTCGCGATACTCCGGCGCTCATTGGTCTTTTGGAGCGGTCTGAAATCGACCTGGCGATCGGCATCGATATGGAGGTCCCGGACCACCTGGAAAAACGAGTCCTCTTCACCGATGAACTTGGCTTTCTCATGTCGCCGCAGCATCCGTGGGTGGAAAAAGCAGAGATCGACGCCTCTGATCTGACCTCCCAAATGATCGTGACCTACGGGGGCCGCAGCGTCACCCAGCGGCTCTTTGAAAGTTACCTGACCCGCCTTGGGCTAGGACTGGAAAAAGTTCTCGAGATCAGCAACATGGATGCCATCAAGCAGATGGCCATCATCGACTACGGGGTCGGGGTGGTCCCCCAGTGGATCGCGCAAGCCGAGCTCCGGTCGGGCTTGCTTGCTTTCCGACCGATTAGCCAATCCTCTCCTCTCCAGAGAACCTGGGTGGCCTACCTCCATAAGGAAAGGCCCTTGAGTCTGGCTCATGAGATTCTGGTAGGGATCTTCGAGAGTGTGGGGCAGGCGCTCGCCTTACCCGATCCTGAGTGGGTAGTGAGCAATCCCTGCCACGTTCCCAGTGCCGTTCCTACAAAAAAGAAGCGCGCCCGGAAAACCAGACGCGCTTCGCGCACAACCGAAGGATCGAAATCCTCTTAG
- a CDS encoding CmpA/NrtA family ABC transporter substrate-binding protein, which produces MVVSDRFPISLSASETFRIGFVPLVDCAPLVVASELGLFQKYGVSVALAKQPGWATVRDKLVYGELDGAHALSGLLFALANGIGCLKKPCLTGLLLNTHGDGITLSNQLWEEGVRSGEDIKPLLESKRGLGPLVFGAVHPFSTHHLVLRQWLQKVGLKNEEHVHIVVVPPMLMARSLASGHLDGYCVGEPWNTQAILEGNGWLLHATSEVFPMHPEKAFVLKEEHYRDHPADCAAMGAAILEACQLCDDPDFRKKEMVSLLSRQEYLNCPAEWIANSLFSPVFCGQGHSRDIPGFHLFHGGSINRPSKEQSFWLNQQLSRYEVLPTEHPAPTRPASLFREELYEESVGLLKVAA; this is translated from the coding sequence ATGGTCGTGTCAGATCGCTTTCCCATCTCGCTATCGGCATCTGAGACTTTCCGGATTGGATTTGTTCCGCTGGTCGATTGTGCGCCTTTGGTGGTTGCCAGCGAACTGGGGCTTTTCCAAAAATACGGTGTTTCCGTCGCTCTCGCGAAGCAACCCGGCTGGGCAACGGTTCGAGACAAGCTTGTTTACGGGGAGCTGGATGGGGCGCATGCTCTTTCCGGCCTTCTCTTTGCTCTTGCTAACGGCATCGGCTGCCTCAAAAAGCCCTGTCTGACTGGTCTTTTGCTCAACACCCACGGCGACGGGATCACTCTCTCGAATCAACTTTGGGAAGAAGGCGTGCGGAGTGGTGAAGACATCAAGCCGCTTCTTGAATCCAAGCGGGGCCTCGGCCCGCTCGTGTTTGGTGCCGTCCATCCTTTTTCCACCCACCACCTTGTTTTGCGGCAGTGGCTGCAAAAGGTCGGACTGAAAAACGAGGAACATGTTCACATCGTGGTGGTCCCGCCTATGCTGATGGCGCGCAGCTTGGCCTCTGGCCATTTAGATGGCTACTGCGTGGGGGAACCTTGGAATACCCAAGCCATCTTGGAAGGGAATGGCTGGCTCCTCCACGCCACCTCGGAGGTTTTCCCCATGCACCCCGAGAAGGCTTTTGTCCTGAAAGAGGAACACTACCGGGACCACCCAGCTGACTGCGCGGCCATGGGGGCGGCCATTCTAGAAGCTTGCCAGCTGTGCGACGATCCCGATTTTCGCAAGAAAGAAATGGTCAGCCTGCTCAGCCGCCAGGAATACCTGAATTGCCCGGCAGAGTGGATTGCCAACAGCCTCTTTTCCCCGGTCTTTTGCGGCCAGGGCCACAGCCGGGACATCCCGGGCTTCCATCTTTTCCATGGGGGCTCGATCAATCGCCCATCGAAGGAACAGTCGTTCTGGCTGAATCAGCAACTTTCTCGCTACGAGGTGCTTCCGACCGAGCACCCCGCCCCCACCCGGCCCGCCTCCCTCTTCCGGGAAGAGCTCTACGAAGAATCCGTCGGACTCCTCAAGGTCGCGGCCTAG
- a CDS encoding CmpA/NrtA family ABC transporter substrate-binding protein, with amino-acid sequence MATLAGSAHADLLDVEKDTLKFGFIKLTDCAPIVIAKEKGYFDDELLTVELEAQGNWKELLNRVINGDLDGAHMLAGQPIGATIGFGTQAEVVTAYSLDYNGNGITVSNQIWSEMKPNVTMGEDGKPVHPIPADSLKPIVDKALAGGNKLKMGMVFPVSTHNYEIRYWLAASGINPGFYFDPSTGQSDVAGFLNGDVELSVTPPPQMPQTLEAGTIVGYCVGEPWNQVAVSKKIGVPVTTNYDIWKNNPEKVFGVTKGWGEENPNTWIAVTKALIRAGYWLDESFENRDEAAKILSEPQYVGAPYEVIRNSMTGTFEFEPGVDIRDMPDFNVFFRYNASYPYYSDCVWFLTQMIRWGQIEEQKSDEWFAETAKKIYVPEVYMKAVEELIDDGHFTKEDFKLAYAAVEDGGYKPATTDFIDGLEYDGAKPNDYIKRFEIGLK; translated from the coding sequence ATGGCCACTCTCGCAGGGTCCGCCCATGCCGACTTGCTCGACGTGGAAAAAGACACACTCAAATTCGGCTTCATCAAGCTGACTGACTGTGCGCCCATCGTGATTGCCAAAGAGAAAGGCTACTTCGATGACGAACTCCTGACCGTGGAACTAGAAGCCCAGGGCAACTGGAAAGAGCTGCTTAATCGCGTCATCAACGGTGACCTTGATGGCGCTCATATGCTGGCTGGTCAGCCCATCGGGGCCACCATCGGCTTCGGCACCCAAGCAGAGGTCGTGACCGCCTACAGCCTCGACTACAACGGCAATGGCATCACCGTCTCGAACCAAATTTGGTCCGAAATGAAGCCCAACGTGACCATGGGAGAAGATGGCAAGCCCGTCCACCCCATCCCCGCTGACTCCCTCAAGCCCATTGTCGACAAGGCCCTCGCCGGTGGCAACAAGCTCAAAATGGGAATGGTCTTCCCGGTTTCGACCCATAACTACGAAATCCGCTACTGGCTGGCTGCCAGCGGCATCAATCCTGGCTTCTACTTCGACCCCAGCACGGGCCAATCGGACGTCGCCGGATTTTTGAATGGGGATGTAGAACTCTCCGTGACGCCCCCACCTCAAATGCCTCAGACGCTCGAAGCCGGCACCATCGTCGGTTACTGCGTGGGCGAACCTTGGAATCAAGTGGCCGTGTCCAAGAAGATTGGTGTGCCTGTTACCACCAACTACGACATCTGGAAGAACAATCCTGAAAAGGTCTTCGGAGTCACCAAGGGTTGGGGAGAGGAGAATCCCAACACTTGGATCGCTGTCACCAAGGCGCTCATTCGGGCCGGATACTGGCTCGATGAAAGCTTCGAAAACCGTGACGAAGCTGCCAAAATCCTCTCGGAGCCTCAGTATGTGGGAGCTCCCTACGAGGTGATCCGCAACTCCATGACCGGCACCTTCGAATTCGAGCCGGGTGTCGATATCCGCGACATGCCTGACTTCAACGTCTTCTTCCGCTACAACGCCTCCTACCCTTACTACAGCGATTGCGTGTGGTTCCTCACTCAAATGATCCGCTGGGGTCAGATCGAAGAGCAAAAGTCGGATGAGTGGTTCGCTGAAACCGCTAAGAAAATTTACGTGCCGGAAGTGTATATGAAGGCCGTCGAAGAACTAATCGACGATGGTCATTTCACCAAGGAAGACTTCAAGTTGGCTTACGCTGCCGTGGAAGACGGCGGTTACAAGCCCGCCACGACTGATTTCATCGACGGGCTCGAATATGACGGCGCCAAGCCGAACGACTACATCAAAAGGTTTGAGATTGGCCTGAAATAA
- a CDS encoding ABC transporter permease yields the protein MSTPATDSTLSASSVPPTPLPSKPKKGFKYNPNKVAHVCDKLGLGYFSPIARLIGRDEPAKQLKAIALNTFLPILAFAVFLIAWNSIAAIVVTESQKIPSPAETWAAWESMVEFAEIEKQKEAEFLETIETRATGLEERALAKPERAEFYLEKAAEARSKEYLGNKTFFDQIYISVVTIAVGFLAASLIAIPIGILCGVSPLFNIAVNPLVQLFKPVSPLAWFPIVFVITTWGIESPEPTSIWQRALFSSAGVVTLCSLWPTLINTAVGVASVDKDHLNVAKVLKLNWMQRIWKIVLPASLPLIFTGLRVSIGVGWMVLIAADMMAQNQGLGKFVWDMYQNGRIESFAQITVAIFFIGGIGFLLDRIMLVMQRLVTFEEQPGV from the coding sequence ATGAGCACACCAGCCACCGATAGCACCCTGAGCGCCTCCTCCGTTCCCCCGACGCCTTTGCCCTCGAAGCCAAAAAAGGGATTCAAATACAACCCGAACAAGGTCGCCCACGTCTGCGATAAGCTGGGACTCGGCTACTTCAGCCCCATTGCCCGCCTCATCGGACGCGATGAGCCAGCGAAACAGCTCAAAGCCATAGCGCTCAACACTTTCCTTCCCATCTTGGCCTTCGCCGTGTTCCTGATCGCTTGGAACAGTATCGCCGCCATCGTGGTCACCGAGAGTCAAAAAATCCCCAGCCCCGCTGAAACCTGGGCTGCTTGGGAATCCATGGTCGAGTTTGCCGAAATCGAGAAACAAAAGGAAGCCGAGTTTTTGGAAACCATCGAAACCCGGGCCACTGGGTTGGAGGAACGCGCACTTGCCAAGCCAGAAAGGGCAGAATTCTATCTCGAAAAGGCAGCAGAGGCTCGCTCAAAGGAATACCTTGGGAACAAAACTTTCTTTGACCAGATTTACATCTCCGTGGTCACCATCGCCGTCGGTTTCCTTGCCGCCTCGCTCATTGCAATCCCTATCGGCATTCTCTGTGGTGTCTCCCCTCTCTTCAACATCGCTGTCAACCCTCTCGTCCAGCTGTTTAAGCCGGTCTCTCCTCTGGCTTGGTTCCCGATCGTCTTCGTGATCACGACCTGGGGGATTGAATCACCCGAACCCACCAGCATTTGGCAACGGGCCCTCTTCAGCTCTGCAGGCGTGGTGACTCTTTGTTCCCTTTGGCCTACCTTAATCAACACCGCCGTCGGCGTGGCCTCGGTGGATAAGGATCACTTGAACGTGGCTAAAGTTCTCAAGCTGAACTGGATGCAGCGCATCTGGAAAATCGTCCTTCCCGCCTCACTCCCCCTGATCTTTACCGGATTGCGGGTTTCCATCGGAGTGGGTTGGATGGTCTTGATTGCTGCTGACATGATGGCGCAAAACCAAGGGCTCGGAAAGTTTGTCTGGGACATGTATCAGAACGGTCGCATCGAAAGTTTTGCTCAGATCACCGTCGCCATCTTCTTCATCGGTGGCATCGGCTTCTTACTCGACCGGATCATGTTGGTCATGCAGCGCTTGGTCACCTTCGAAGAGCAGCCCGGAGTCTAA